One part of the Phragmites australis chromosome 3, lpPhrAust1.1, whole genome shotgun sequence genome encodes these proteins:
- the LOC133911192 gene encoding auxin-responsive protein SAUR71-like: protein MVWRKKSGVGGGGQSPCRGGCVDEEEVPRGHVPIVARGGDGDGERVLVPVRLLSYPSIAELLDMAAQRYGYDQPGVLRVPCEAGHFRRVVDGAMQRCGVSSA, encoded by the coding sequence ATGGtgtggaggaagaagagcggcgtcggcggcggcggccagtcGCCCTGCCGGGGCGGCTGcgtcgacgaggaggaggtccCGAGGGGGCACGTCCCCATTGTCGCCCGCGGCGGGGACGGAGACGGCGAGCGCGTGCTGGTGCCGGTGAGACTGCTCAGTTACCCCAGCATAGCGGAGCTGCTGGACATGGCGGCGCAGCGGTACGGGTACGACCAGCCGGGCGTGCTGCGGGTCCCCTGCGAAGCGGGGCACTTCCGCCGCGTCGTCGACGGCGCCATGCAGAGGTGCGGGGTCAGCTCGGCGTGA